The window GTGCCTGTGCGGCGGTCATGATAGTACCGCCGGTGGAGATCATGTCGTCCACGATCAGGATGTTCTTGCCTGCGCAGTCCATGGTGGCGGGGGCGATCTTGACCTCCGTTCCGGAAAGGCGGGTCTTGTTGAGATGGTCGTAGGGCTTGCCCATCCTCTCTCCGACATCCTTTGCACGGTTGGCCGCTCCGATGTCAGGTGAAAGGACCAGGTCGATTCCCTTGTCCCTGAAGTAGTCTGCGATGACAGGTGCCGCCTTGAGGTCTGTGTGCTTGCATGTGAATGCATCAAGCACAGCTTCCTTGTGGATGTCGACGGTGATGACGTGATCGCATGCCAGCGAATCCAGTAGTTTGCACATGAGGATTGCGGATGCAGGTTCTCCCGGGTTGAAGAGCCTGTCCTGCCTGGCGTATCCGAAATAGGGGATGACCAGTGTGACCTTCTTCGCCTTGAGGCCCTTGACGATGTCCTGAAGAAGGAACATCTCCACAAGTTTGTCATCGGGGAAGGTGTTCTGAACGATGACGACATCATCGTTGAACTCTTCGCTGTCGACCCTTGTGTAAACCTCTCCGTCGGGGAACTTCCTCGTGCCTGCCTGTATGTATCTGCATCCGAGGTTCTCTGCGATCTGCTTCGCCAGGACCTCCGATGTGGACCCGCCAATTACTATCATGTTCCCATGGTAATCCGTTCCCCTTAATATGATAATCGGGCGCGCGTCGCGAGAAGTATAAAACCGTCGCCGAACATTCACCGACGATGAGGAACGACATCGTCACCGAAGAACTCACATTGAAGACCCTGGACATGCTGGACGGGGCCCGCAAAGGTCTGGAGCTCATCCCCAAGGAAGGTACAATGCTCAGACCTCTGGCGGAGAGCGGGTTGGAGATGGTCGACTGCTATCGTTCAGATGCCTCGGATTTCATAAAGGCCAAGGACCTGGTGACCGCGTTCGCTGCCATCAACTACGCTCATGCATGGATAGGATGCTTCGGCAGGCTCGGACTTTTCGATTCTAAACCCAGAGACGAACTGTTCCTGAAACTCCCTGAATGCGGAACCGAGGACGGATGCAGGATCACCGAGGAGAAGATGGCCAAATACCTAGACATCACCACCCGGGCAAGGAAGAAGGTGAAGATAGCATCGCCGGTCAGGTCGTTCGACCGCAGGCTCGCGATAGAGTTCATGGACACATCGGATGATTTCTTCAAACAGGCTGTGGAATACCGCAGGGATGATGACTTTGTTAGGGCGTTCGCAGCGGTGAACTGCGCCCACGCATGGCTTGACGGGGCTGCGAGGATCGGTCTGTTCGATGTGGAAGAAGATGATGTCCTCTTCACTCTGTACGAGTGACCTCAATAGGTCCGGAGAATGACGAGGTTTTGAACAGACTGGCACTTGGGAACATATCACGTGCCTTTTCCATCGGTATGTCGGAGTAGATGCTGTTTCCGAGCATGCACATTCCTGCATGACCCCCCTCTTGTTTTATCGCCCTCAGCGCAACCTTGATTTCCTCGGATTCCAGACCGATGTATTCGGAGAACTCGTTCGCAGCGGAGAATAGCCCCGGGATCGTACGTTCTGAGGAGAATCTCCCCATAGCTACATCCCCGGCCTCCACTATCTTCTTCATCTCCTTCTCATCGCTCAGTACGGATTCGGTCCTCAGGGGTTCCTTGAAAACGATCAGCGTCAGCTCTGGGAAGGAGAGGTTCGAATCCGATGTCCTGCCGGATATCCCCTGTACTCCTGCCGCATCTCTTATCGGTACACCGTAACCGGAATTGATCGCTGCCAGATCCCCGAGGCCTCCGCCCAGGGTGCATTCCGCCTTATGAGCGGCCTTGACCGCTTCGAACCTGTCCATGCCTGACAGGGATGCCGCACAGAGTGCAGCAGCGAAAGTGCCCGACGCACTGGCACCGAACCCTTGTTCCAAAGGAAGACCATGTTCTAGGCGGATATCGAATCCTTTTCCGATGTCCATAGATTCTATCGCCAGACGTGTGACCGGAGCATCCGATTCTGCTCCATTCAGGAAGATGCGGACCTTCTCGTCATCCCTTGTTTCCACTATCGCGTTACAGCCGAGGCTTGTCCTGATCCCGAATCCGAGAGAACCTGTCCTCAGCACATCCTCAGACCTGACCGGTCTGAACACGCATGAAATATGCCCAGGGACGAAGACCTCAGCTCTCATAGTCTCCGAAAAGGTCATCCAGGATTATCTCCGAGTTGTGAGCCTTGGTACCCGAGATGTCTATTGCGGCATCCTTGGTCACAAGTATAACGCTCGAATCCGACTTTCCTGCGGAACTGGTATCGTTAGCGATGACAGCGGTCAAATCGTACTCGTCCAGACGCTGACGGGCCTTATCAATGAGCTTCTCCTTGGTCAGTCCTGATTCTGCCTTGAATCCGATGACCGTTCCGCACTTCTTCCTGATGAGCGGGAGTACCTTCTGCACCGGAATCAGTCCGAGGTCGAATCCCTCTGAACTGGTAATCTTTCCGTGGTCGATCTCCTCGGGCTTGAAGTCAGAGAGCGCCGCAGGCACGATCACTATGTCGTGGTCTATGTCGTTGAGCATGCTGATCAGATCCGAAACGCTGGAGAAACGCTTCACATCGATGTAACCGGGAAGCTGAACGCTGCATCCGCCCATCCAGAGATCCACTTCCGCGCCTCTCCTGAAGGCTGCCTCGGCGAGCTTCACAGCCATGAGTCCGGATGACCTGTTGGTGATGACTCTCATCGAATCTATGGGTTCCTCGCTGCGTCCTCCGATGACCAGGACCCTCTTGCCCTTCAGATACGCATCCCCTACGATCCTCTCGACGCTGTTCACAATCTCTTCTGTGGATGCCACCTTGGCCCTGACCCCATCGAGCCTCGGGCCTATGAACGCGATCCCCCAGGACTTCAGCTTCTCGATGTTGTCGCTCACGGCGGGGTTGTCGAACATCGCCTGGTGCATGGCCGGTGCGATGGCCACAGGCACGCCTTCCCCTATGGCAACGCTGGCCATGGAGGTGACCGTGGTATCGTCGATACCGTTGGCGATCTTGGAGATGGTGTTGGCCGTTGCCGGATAGATCAGAAGGAGATCGGCCGATTCCCTGTCTCCCAGGAGCGTGATGTGCTCTGTGAGTCCGGTGAGCTCGGTGACGGGCTGGTTTCCCGATGCGAAGTACAGGGAATCCGGTGTCACCAGCTTCTGGGCTTCCTTCGTCATCACAGGAATCACGTCCGCTCCGCGTCTGATAAGTTCCCTGATCGTTCCGAAGCACTCGACGGCCGCTATGCTGCCGGTTATGCCCATGACTATGGTCTTTCCCTCGAGCGATGCGCTCTTCTCACAGTAAATCTCGTCTGCCGGATGTGTCATCTTATCACCTTCTCCACTATCTCCATCGCCTCTGCGAAGACCTGGTCCTGCGTCTGCGATGCGTCTATCACGCTGAATCCGAACTCCTTCGCCAGACGGAGATAGTTCTCGCGGACCTGATTCTGGAAATCGAGCCTCTCGAACTTGCTTATTTCCTCTCCGCGGACGCCCACCCTGTCCATACCGACCTTGGGATCGATGTCCAGCAGTATGGTGGCATCCGGTCTGCCGATGAATTGTCTGTTTATGTCGATGAGCCAATCCCTGTCGGAGGCGTCGCCGTCCAGCTTCGCTGATTGGTAGGCCACTGTGGATGCGAAGTACCTGTCGCAGAGCACTACCTTCCCTTCGGATACTAGTTTTGTTATCTGTTCGGTGTGGTCGTTGCGGTCTGCGACGAACAGTAATGCCTCGGTCCTCTGCGAGATACTGCCAGCGTCCCCGCTGCGTATGAACGCCCCGATCCTCTCATGCGTGGGCTCGGCCGTCAGGACGACCTCGATTCCCATCTCCATGAGCTGCTCGGAGATCCTCCTGCACAGTGAGGTTTTTCCTGCGCCGTCCGCGCCTTCGAAGACTATGAAAGCTCCGCTCATCGGCACGTGAATGGGTTGAGCTGATAAGTAATGTCGGTCGGATGTTCGAATTATTCAAGGATGTTGAACCGATTCCGAGCGCTCCTCGAGAAGCCCGAAGACTGAATCCAGGGATTCGACGTCCTTGGAATACATCCTTGTTAGAAAGGCCAGGTCGGAACGTATGGAATCGTCGTATCCGACGCCCAAGGAACGGAGATTCTCCCTGAGGCTGTGGGCAAGGTTCCCTCCCCTGCCGTCCCAATCGGTAAGGATAACGGCCTCCTTACCTGATCTCCAGACGTATTCGGCAGCCTTTACAGGTCCGCCTCCGCTCTGCACGCAGTAGATGTCGCCATGGATGTTCAGGTTTGCCAGGGCAGATACATCCTTGTTGCCTTCGACCAGTATCACATGGTCATCAGAGAGTTCCGAGAGCCTATCCAGAACTTCCTGGAGTTTCTCAAGACGCTCCTCGTCGTTCATTGCATCGCCTTCTCGATGGCCTCGATGATGGCCTTCGGATCCCCTGCGATGGTGACGGTCTTCTGATGGCTTGTCATGCCTGCGGTAACCGAGGACTTGCAGCCGGTGACCTCCTTGAAGTAGGATTCCACCTCCTTGTTAGCCCTCCCGTCCAGCGGAGGAGACTTGACCCTGAGGATCGCACGCTTCCTCCATTCATCGAAACCTTCCAGACCGGAACGGTTGGACCTTGGAGAGACCATTATGTCGAATTCCAAACGGTCCCCTTTGTCCCTCGAGACATCCGCGACTCTCATAGCGTACCCGTATCGACGAATGAATTAATACATCACTTGAATATAGCCCATCGATGAGTCCTGTGCTCCAGCCTATGACCTACGAGGAACTCTCCCAAATCTACAGGGAGGAGAAGAACGGTAAGGCTTTGATGCCCTGCAGACAGGATATGTACAGGGCTTTCGCCGACCTTCTCACCAGGCTGCGCCAGGAATATGATAGGGAGATCGCCAAGGACCCCGATTCCATCATGGCTGAAGGCGCCAACCAGAAGCGGAAGAAGGCAGAGACGCAGATCAAATACATTGTGAGCCTAAGGGCCCGGAAGATCTGCAACAAGGCGGTGCTCTCAGCTGACGGGAACATCGAGGAATTGAGCGCATTGACACCCGAGGAACGCGACTACTATGAGAGAGTGGTAGCACTTTCCAAAGGACAGCTGACGCTCGTGGACGGATACAGAGGGAAGAAGACGGTCAACACCCTCATCGATGAGGAACCTCTCACACCTGCCCCGGTCATACCCGATAGGGAACCCGAACCCATGCCCGACCCCTCCGAGGCTGTTGCCAGCGGTGTAGAGGATGAGTTCCCTCCGGTCGTCGAAGAACCTGAGATGTTCGATGACAACACAGAGGAACCATTCGACGAGGAACCTGAGATACAGCCCATCCAGCAGCCTGCGGAGCCTGAAATCGTCACTACCGAGGAACCTCATGAGACGGAATCGGATACAATGGTCATCCGTGTGCTCGAGGACCTGCCCCCGTTCGCCGGTCCGGACAGGGATTATGAACTCCACAAGGAGGATATCGTCACCCTTCCCAAGGCCATGGCAGCAATACTTGTGAACTCTCAGAAGGCCGTGGAGATCGCTCCCTCACTTTGAGAGTGCGGGTGTCGCCGGGGAACTCCAGACAGTCGATCTTTATCCTCTTTATTCCCGTGACGTCGGATACCGATTGTCTTGCCGTATCCGGAGTGTTGTTCGTCTTGCTGAGGTGGGCGAGGAAGATCTGCCTGTTCTCGCTCTTGTCCATGGTGCGCCTGATCGCGCGTGCGGTATCGACGTTGTTCATATGCCCGTGGTCGCTTCCGATCAGGGATTTGAGACTTGGGGGGTACGGACCGTTGACAAGCATGTCCATATCATAATTCGCCTCGATCACGGCGACGTCCGCAATCCCCAGAGCATACTCGATCTGTGCGCTCAGCTTCCCTGTGTCGGTGGCCACCAGGACCTTCTTGTCGTTGTCCACCTCGGTGAAGTAGCAGTTGGGCTCCACAGCATTATGAGAAGTCGCCAGAGGCGTGACGTGGAACTGACCTATATCGATACATGAATTGGACTTGTACACCCAATGCTGGACGCTGCCCAGATGAGATTCGTTGAACGTGGCCTCATTGGCCACTACGGGAATGTCCAGCTTCCTGGCCGTCGCACCGGCACCGGAGACGTGGTCAGAATGCTCATGCGTGATGAGGATGGCCTTCAGAATATCCTTGTCAATGCCCTGGCGGTCCATGAGCGATAGGATGCGCCTGCAGCTGATGCCGGCGTCGATCATTATGGCCTCGCCGTCGTTCTCTATTATCGTGCAGTTGCCATCGCTTCCGCTGGCCAGTACGTGGACCTGCATGGTCCTCAGGCCTTTTTCTTGTAGAGCGCGAAGATTATGTCGCCTCTGGAGATGATTCCGACAAGGACGCCCTTCTCGAGAACAGGGAT of the Thermoplasmata archaeon genome contains:
- a CDS encoding dTMP kinase — translated: MSGAFIVFEGADGAGKTSLCRRISEQLMEMGIEVVLTAEPTHERIGAFIRSGDAGSISQRTEALLFVADRNDHTEQITKLVSEGKVVLCDRYFASTVAYQSAKLDGDASDRDWLIDINRQFIGRPDATILLDIDPKVGMDRVGVRGEEISKFERLDFQNQVRENYLRLAKEFGFSVIDASQTQDQVFAEAMEIVEKVIR
- a CDS encoding DUF357 domain-containing protein produces the protein MRNDIVTEELTLKTLDMLDGARKGLELIPKEGTMLRPLAESGLEMVDCYRSDASDFIKAKDLVTAFAAINYAHAWIGCFGRLGLFDSKPRDELFLKLPECGTEDGCRITEEKMAKYLDITTRARKKVKIASPVRSFDRRLAIEFMDTSDDFFKQAVEYRRDDDFVRAFAAVNCAHAWLDGAARIGLFDVEEDDVLFTLYE
- the coaBC gene encoding bifunctional phosphopantothenoylcysteine decarboxylase/phosphopantothenate--cysteine ligase CoaBC; amino-acid sequence: MTHPADEIYCEKSASLEGKTIVMGITGSIAAVECFGTIRELIRRGADVIPVMTKEAQKLVTPDSLYFASGNQPVTELTGLTEHITLLGDRESADLLLIYPATANTISKIANGIDDTTVTSMASVAIGEGVPVAIAPAMHQAMFDNPAVSDNIEKLKSWGIAFIGPRLDGVRAKVASTEEIVNSVERIVGDAYLKGKRVLVIGGRSEEPIDSMRVITNRSSGLMAVKLAEAAFRRGAEVDLWMGGCSVQLPGYIDVKRFSSVSDLISMLNDIDHDIVIVPAALSDFKPEEIDHGKITSSEGFDLGLIPVQKVLPLIRKKCGTVIGFKAESGLTKEKLIDKARQRLDEYDLTAVIANDTSSAGKSDSSVILVTKDAAIDISGTKAHNSEIILDDLFGDYES
- a CDS encoding Toprim subdomain protein — protein: MNDEERLEKLQEVLDRLSELSDDHVILVEGNKDVSALANLNIHGDIYCVQSGGGPVKAAEYVWRSGKEAVILTDWDGRGGNLAHSLRENLRSLGVGYDDSIRSDLAFLTRMYSKDVESLDSVFGLLEERSESVQHP
- a CDS encoding ribose-phosphate diphosphokinase — its product is MIVIGGSTSEVLAKQIAENLGCRYIQAGTRKFPDGEVYTRVDSEEFNDDVVIVQNTFPDDKLVEMFLLQDIVKGLKAKKVTLVIPYFGYARQDRLFNPGEPASAILMCKLLDSLACDHVITVDIHKEAVLDAFTCKHTDLKAAPVIADYFRDKGIDLVLSPDIGAANRAKDVGERMGKPYDHLNKTRLSGTEVKIAPATMDCAGKNILIVDDMISTGGTIMTAAQALRDAGAKSVSVACTHGVFVNDAIQKLTHSALDKVLCCNTLESSQSDISVAGLIADAIRKG
- a CDS encoding MBL fold metallo-hydrolase, with amino-acid sequence MQVHVLASGSDGNCTIIENDGEAIMIDAGISCRRILSLMDRQGIDKDILKAILITHEHSDHVSGAGATARKLDIPVVANEATFNESHLGSVQHWVYKSNSCIDIGQFHVTPLATSHNAVEPNCYFTEVDNDKKVLVATDTGKLSAQIEYALGIADVAVIEANYDMDMLVNGPYPPSLKSLIGSDHGHMNNVDTARAIRRTMDKSENRQIFLAHLSKTNNTPDTARQSVSDVTGIKRIKIDCLEFPGDTRTLKVRERSPRPSESSQVLLPWPWEG
- a CDS encoding YggU family protein, yielding MRVADVSRDKGDRLEFDIMVSPRSNRSGLEGFDEWRKRAILRVKSPPLDGRANKEVESYFKEVTGCKSSVTAGMTSHQKTVTIAGDPKAIIEAIEKAMQ